TTCACTGAGGACGCGGCCTTCCCCGGCACCGGCGCCCTGGAAGAGCGGGTCAGCGAGGTCTGCGCGGCTGTGGAGTATGCCGACGCCGCCGCGGAGTCCCCGGGCTTGAAGCTGACCAAGTCCATCCCCACCGAGCAGACCTGGGCCTCCGGTGACCGCCGCGTGGACTGCATTGTCTTCGCCCCTGAGGGCCAGGAACTCACCGAGTCCCTGGTTCAGGAGTAAGCGCCCCAGGCAACAGCACAAAGGCGCGCGGCGGGCATCAGCCGCCGCGCGCCTTTGTGCTTTTCGGACCTAAGCGACCGCTGCCACCGTAAGCCCGGGCTCGGCCACCAGCCCGTCGCCGTCCAGCCCGTCTGACGGCCTATCCACCAGCACTGTGTTGCCGTCGCTGATCTTTCCGGCCAGGATCCCGCGGGCCAGCTGGTCGCCGATTTCCCGCTGCACCAGGCGGCGTAGCGGCCGTGCACCGTAGGCCGGATCGTAGCCGGTCAGGCCCAGCCATTCCCGGGCCGCATCGGTCACATCCAGCACCAGGCGGCGCTCGTGGAGGCGGTTGGCCAGGGCACGCACCTGGATGTCCACGATCCGGGTCAGATCCTCCAGGCTCAGCGGATCGAACAGGATCACGTCGTCGAGCCGGTTAAGGAACTCCGGCTTGAAGTTCGCGTTGACCATGGACATCACCGATTCGCGCTTCTGCTCCTCGGTCAGGCCCGGATCCACCAGGAACTGGGACCCGAGGTTGGACGTCAGGATCAGGATGACGTTGCGGAAGTCCACCGTCCGGCCCTGGCCGTCAGTCAGCCGGCCGTCGTCGAGCACCTGAAGCAGGATGTCGAAGACGTCCGGATGCGCCTTCTCCACTTCGTCCAGCAGGATCACCGAGTAGGGGCGGCGGCGCACGGCTTCGGTGAGCTGGCCGCCCTCTTCATAGCCCACGTATCCGGGAGGCGCACCCACCAGGCGGGACACCGCATGCTTCTCGGAGTACTCACTCATATCGATGCGGACCATGGCCCGCTCGTCGTCGAAGAGGAAGTCCGCCAGGGCCTTCGCCAGTTCGGTCTTGCCGACGCCGGTGGGGCCAAGGAAAAGGAAGGAACCGGTGGGCCGGTCCGGATCGCTGACACCGGCCCGTGAGCGGCGCACGGCATCGGAGACCGCGGCCACGGCCTTGCTCTGCCCGATCAGGCGCGAGCCGATGGCTTCTTCCATGTCCAGCAGTTTCTGGGATTCGCCCTGCAGCATGCGTCCGGAGGGGATGCCCGTCCAGGCAGAGACCACTTCCGCGATGTCGTCCGCAGTGACTTCCTCGGAGACCATCAGTTCCCGGGTTTCTTCGCCGAAGCTGTTCTCCTCGGCCTGCTGAGCTGCCTCCAATTCCTTCTGCAGGGCAGGTATTTCCCCGTACAGGATGCGGGAGGCTTCCGTGAGGTCGCCGTCGCGCTGGAATTTCTCCGCCTCGCTGCGCAGCTCGTCGATCTTTGCCTTGAGGTCGCCGACCCGGTTGAGTCCTGCCTTTTCGGCTTCCCACCGGGCGTTGAGCGCGGCCAGCTGTTCCTTCTTATTCGCCATGTCTTCGCGCAGGACGGCCAGCCGCTCAATCGAAGCCTCGTCCGTTTCATTCGCCAGTGCGAGTTCCTCCATGGTGAGCCTGTCCACGGCACGCCGGAGCTCGTCGATTTCCTCGGGGGCGGAGTCGATTTCCATCCGCAGCCGGGAAGCAGCCTCATCCACCAGGTCAATGGCCTTGTCCGGAAGCTGGCGCCCGGTGATGTAGCGGTTGGACAGCGTTGCGGCGGCAACCAGGGCCGAGTCGGCGATGGCGACCTTGTGGTGGGCCTCGTACCGCTCCTTCAAGCCGCGCAGGATGCCGATGGTGTCCGGGACGCTGGGCTCGCCCACGTATACCTGCTGGAAACGGCGCTCCAATGCCGCATCCTTTTCAACGTTTTCGCGGTATTCGTTCAGCGTGGTGGCGCCGATCAGCCGCAGCTCCCCGCGCGCCAGCATTGGCTTGAGCATATTGCCGGCGTCCATGGACCCTTCGGCCGCACCCGCCCCTACTACGGTGTGCAGCTCGTCGATAAAGGTGACGATCTGGCCTTCGGCATTGGAGATTTCCTCGAGCACGGCCTTGAACCGCTCTTCGAACTCGCCGCGGTACTTGGCACCGGCGACCATGGATCCAAGGTCAAGGGACAGCAGGGTCTTGCCGCTCAGGCTCTCGGGCACGTCCCCTGCAACGATGCGCTGGGCCAGTCCTTCGACGACGGCCGTCTTGCCCACGCCCGGCTCGCCGATGAGTACCGGGTTGTTCTTGGTACGGCGGCTGAGCACCTGGATGACGCGCCGGATCTCGGCGTCCCGGCCGATCACGGGGTCCAGCTTGCCCGAGCGGGCCATTTCCGTCAGGTCGGTACTGAATTTTTCCAGGGCCTGGAACGTGTTCTCCGGGTCGGCATTGGTCACTTTGCGGTCTCCTCGTACGGTTGGAAGCACGGCGCTGAGCGCGTCGTGCCCGGCGTTGTTGTCCCGAAGCGCTTTTCCTGCGGGACCGTTGTCGAGGGACAACCCGAGCAGGAGGTGTTCGGTAGAGACAAAGGCATCCCCCAGCTGTTCTGCCTCCTGCTGCGCCGCGTTGATGACTTGAAGCAAGGGCCGGGAAAACTGGGGCTGCGCCACCGAGCTGCCGGAGGAGGAAGGCAGCTGGTGAATGGCGGTGCTGGCAGCGGCACTGACGGTGTCCACATTGATTCCTGCAGCCTTCAGGAGGGCGACGGCGACCCCCTGCCGCTGATCCATAAGCGCTTTGAGCAGATGCGCCGGTTCAATCTGCGGATTCCCCGCAGTGTTCGCGTTCATGGCCGCAGCCGAAAGTGCTTCCTGGCTCTTGTTCGTGAATTTAGTGTCCACGGTGGCTCCTCAAAACCTCAGCGAAGAATGCTTCCGCAATGCTAAATAAAGTTGAGTCTAATTCGCTCAACTTTGGAAGTAAAGTTGTCCACAGCACCTCCGCTGGCCTGGGGACGCCTAGGGGATGTGCTCCCGGTCGAATTCGTCTGCGGTCCTTCGCCAGCGTTCGTTCCGCGCTTCAAAGAGCTGCGCCAGCGGCCCGGCTGCTTCGATTTCAAACCGGATTCCGGGCGGCTCCTCGGGGATAGTCCCGGCCAGATAGTCCTCCATGACGTCGAGGAAATATTCCCACCCCGCACCGCCGGTCCAGAGTCCTGCGCCGGGGGCCGCTGTTACCGCGAATCCCTTGCGCACCGACGCGTACCGCAGTTCCAACCGGGTATTTCCGTTCTCCCCGGTCAGGTGAAATTCCACCTCTGCAGACGACGTTCCTTCCCGCGCCCAGGACACCGTCAGAAGGCGGGGTCCGTCACAGCGAAGGATCGCTCCGTGGGATCCGTCCGGGAGGCTGTAGGTGCCGCCTCGCCGCAGGTCCCCTTCCGGAAGCGCCACCCATTGACCCAATCGTTCCGGATCTGCGAGCGCAGACCACACTTCTCCGATGGGGTATGGAATATCGCGTGCCATAACGATCATCAGTGCGTGGCCGGCCTGGATCTGCCGCCGCCCGTAGGACCGCACCGTCTTCTCGAGAATCATGTCCAGATCGGACATTTGCCCACTCCTGCCGTAAAACAACCGGCAACCGATCCGGTCCTCCAGCGGCCATTGCGGCCGTTCCGGCTGTCCGCAGGGTGCCGGTGGAAGCGAGTTGTATTTATAAGGCCACGTCCTGAGGCCGTTTCCAAAAACCGTAGCAGGGAAAACATGCCCTGCACAGGGCTCCCGACCGGCGGCAAACCAGCCGCGGCATCCCAGCGGACGGACACCGATTGTGATCCACGTCAAGGAAATCGGAACAGCGCAAATCCCTTTGATAGATTCGAAATGCCTCCGGGAGCCCGCACTTTGCCGCCAACCGTGAGACCTGCCGCACTGCCGCAGCAGGCCGGTACGTTGCCGTGGGCACCTCAAACATTCCAGGCTGCCGGAGCGCATTCCAACTCCAAAGCAACCCGAAGGATCGACTCCATGAGCAGACTTGCGGAACCGGAGACAGAGGAGCCCGAAACAGGGATTCCGGCCGCTCCCCGGACCCGGGTTAATACGACGGTCTTTATTGGTTCAGCAACGGGAATCCTTGCGATTGCCCTCTGGGCCATGCTGGCCACAGAAAACGCTGAATCCGTTATCGGCTCCATGGTCGGCTGGGTTTCAGTAAATATGGGGTGGTATTACTTCCTGGTGGTCAGCCTGGTCGTGATCTTCGTACTGGCCACTGCGCTGACACGGGTGGGGAAAACGAAGCTTGGCCCCGACCACTCCAAACCGCAGTTCGGTCTCTTCACCTGGGGAGCCATGCTGTTTGCGGCGGGCATTGGTATTGACCTGATGTTCTTCTCGGTGTCCGAGCCGGTCACCCAGTACCTCGCTCCTCCGTCCGGAGACGGTGCCACGGCCGAGGCTGCCCGCCAGGCGCTGGTGCTGACGCTGTTCCACTACGGCATTACCGGCTGGGCCCTCTACGCACTGATGGGGCTGGCCCTGGGCTATTTCGCTTACCGGCACAATCTCCCCCTGAGCATCCGCTCCGCGCTGTATCCGATCTTCGGCAAGAAAATTGAAGGGCCCATCGGACACGGGGTGGATATCGCCGCGTTGCTTGGCACCATCTTCGGCATTGCTACATCCCTGGGGATCGGCGTCGTCCAGCTGAACTACGGTTTGAGCTTTATGTTCGGGCTGCCCGAAAACCTCACCGTACAGATAGCCCTGATTGCCCTGTCCGTGGTCATGGCCACGGTCTCGGTGGTCTCCGGTGTCGAAAAAGGCATCCGCCGGCTCTCCGAGCTCAACGTGATCCTCGCCGTCGGGCTGATGCTTTTCGTCCTGGTTGCCGGCAAGACCAATTTCCTGCTGGACGGCATCGTCCAGAATGTCGGCGACGTGCTGAGCCGCTTCCCGGCCATGACCATGGACACGATGGCTTATGACCGGCCGGACGACTGGCTGAGCTCCTGGACGCTGTTCTTCTGGGCCTGGTGGATTGCCTGGGCGCCGTTCGTGGGCCTGTTCCTCGCCCGTATTTCCCGGGGCCGGACCATCCGGCAGTTTGTACTGGGCACCATGATTGTCCCGTTCGCCTTCATTCTGCTGTGGATCTCCATCTTCGGCAATTCGGCCCTCGACCTGGTGATGGGCGGCAACGCCGCCTTCGGCGAGGTAGCCATGAACCAGCCCGAACGGGCGTTCTACGGATTGCTTGAACAGTATCCGTGGGCCCCGGCGACGGCAGCCATCGCCACCTTTACCGGTCTGCTGTTCTACGTCACTTCCGCGGACTCCGGAGCCCTGGTGATGGCCAACTTTACGTCCCATCTGAAGGACGCCGACTCTGACGGACCCAAATGGCTCCGGGTCTTCTGGTCCGTGGCCACCGGCCTGCTTACCCTGGCGATGCTCATGGTGGGCGGGGTGACCACACTGCAGAACGCCACCATCATCATGGGCCTGCCGCTGTCCATCCTGCTGCTGTTCATCATGCTCGGGGTCTATAAGGCCCTGCGCGTGGAGAACACGCTGACCGACAGCTACCGCGCCTCGCTGCCGGGCATCATCGCGGGCCGCAGCCTCGACGCGCGCAGCGGCCGAAGCTGGCGGCAGCGGCTCTCCCGGGTGATGACCTACCCCGGCCCGCGGCAGGCGGAGCGGTTCCTCCAGGCAGTGGCCCGGCCGGCACTGCAGGAAGTCCATGACGAACTTCGGGAACGCGGCGCGGACGTTGTGCTCTGCGAGGGCGAAGCGGCCCCGCACGGCATCCACCATCTGGACCTGCAGGTGGGAATGGCCGAGGAACGCGGCTTCAAGTACCAGATCTACCCCGTGCAGTACGACACGCCCTCCTACGCGCACAACGCGTCGGCGGACAGCAAGTACTTCCGCATGGAGGTTTTCTCCCTGGAGGGCAGCCACGGCTACGACCTCATGGGCTACACCAAGGAACAGGTCATCACCGATGTCCTGGACCACTACGAAACCCACCTGGAATTCCTGCACCTCAACCGCGAGGCGCCGGGCAATACCTCCATCGCGGAGGACCAGGTTCCGAAAGACAACTGGGAAGCTGACTTTGTCAGCGAGGAGGGAAAAGCATGACCACTGCCACTTTGTTTATTGACGGAGCGTGGGTGCCCGCGTCAGACGGCGGCACCCGCGACATCCACAACCCTGCGGACGGCACCTTTGTTGCCACGGTCTCCGAAGCCACCCGTGAAGACACGGAAAAGGCCATCACCGCTGCCAAGGCTGCCTGGGAACGCGGGGAATGGTCCAGTGTTCCCGCCCCGGAACGCGGCGACTTCCTGCTGAAGGTTGCCGCCCGGCTCAAGGAACGCAAAGACGAATTTGCCTTGGCTGAAACGCGGGACACCGGCAAGCGCCTGGTGGAAAGCGAAATCGACATGGACGATATCGCTGCCTGCTTCACGTACTTCGGCAAGATCGCCGGATCCAACGCCGGCCGGATAGTCGACGCCGGCAACAACGACGTCGTCAGCCGGATCGAATACGAACCGGTCGGCGTGTGCGGGCTGATCGCACCGTGGAACTACCCCTTGCTGCAGGCCGCGTGGAAGATCGCCCCCGCACTGGCCGCGGGCTGCACCTTCATCCTCAAGCCCTCCGAGCTGACCCCGCACACCTCCATCCTCATGATGCAGGTGCTGGAGGAACTGGGCCTGCCCCGCGGTGTCGCCAACCTGGTGCTCGGCGCCGGAGCCGTGGCCGGCGCGCCGCTCTCCGAGTCCCCCGACGTCGACCTGGTCTCCTTCACCGGCGGCGTGGCGACGGGCAAGGTCATCGCTGCCTCCGCGGCCAAGACGGTCAAGAAGGTCGCCCTGGAACTGGGCGGCAAGAACCCCAACATCATCTTTGCCGACGCCGATTTCGACGCCGCCCTGGACAACGCGCTCAATGCCGCCTTCGTCCACTCCGGCCAGGTCTGCTCCGCCGGCGCCCGGCTCCTCGTGGAGGAACCCATCGCTGAACGGTTCGTGGCCGAGCTGGCACGCCGCGCCGAAATGATCCGGATGGGCGGGCCCTTCGATGCGGCCACCGAAACCGGACCGCTGATTTCCGCTGCCCACCGTGACAAGGTAACCGCGTACGTGAACAAGGCCGTGGAAGAAGGCGCCCGTATCCGCTGCGGTGGAACCTGGGGCACCGGCGACCTCGAGAAGGGCTTCTACTACGCCCCCACCGTGCTGGACAACGTGGACAGCGGCACTGCTGCGCTTAAGGACGAAGCGTTCGGCCCGGTTGTCACGGTGGAGACGTTCAACGGCGAGGAAGAGGCCGTAAAACTGGCCAATGACACCGACTACGGACTGGCCGGAGCCGTTTGGACGCAGGACGCCGGCAAGAGCCAGCGGGTGGCCCGCCGGATGCGCGCCGGCACCGTCTGGATCAACGACTTCCACCCGTACCTCCCGCAGGCGGAGTGGGGCGGTTACGGGCAGTCCGGCATCGGCCGGGAGCTGGGACCCACCGGTCTGGGCGAGTACCAGGAAGCCAAGCACATTTACCACAACATCAACCCGCAGGTGACCGGCTGGTTCGCCGACCACGGAAAGGCGTAGCACCACATGGCTGATCAGACCGAATTCGATTACATCGTGGTGGGCGGCGGTTCCGCCGGCGCAGCCGTGGCTGCCCGGCTGAGCGAGGACCCGGATGTCCAGGTGGCCCTGATCGAAGCCGGGCCCGATGACCGCGGCATCCAGGAAGTCCTGCAGCTGGACCGCTGGATGGAACTGCTCGAATCCGGCTATGACTGGGACTACCAGATTGAGCCGCAGGAGAACGGCAACTCCTTCATGCGCCATGCCCGCGCGAAGGTGATGGGCGGCTGCTCCAGCCACAACTCCTGCATCGCGTTCTGGGCCCCGCGCGAGGACATCGACGAGTGGGAAGCCAAGTTCGGCGCCGAGGGCTGGAACGCCAAGACGGCCTGGGAGCTGTACCGGAAGCTGGAGACCAACGAGGACGCCGGCCCCGACGCGCCGCATCACGGCGACTCCGGCCCCGTGCACCTGATGAACATCCCCGCCGAGGACCCGTGCGGCGTCGCCCTGCTGGAAGCCTGCGAGCAGGCCGGCATTCCGAAGGTGAAGTTCAATACCGGCGAGACGGTGATCAACGGCGCGAACTTCTTCCAGATCAACCGCCGCGCCGACGGCACCCGGTCCTCGTCGTCGGTCTCCTACATCCACCCGATCATGGAGCGGGAAAACTTCACCCTGCTCACCGGCGTGCTGGCGAAGGAACTGACCTTCGACGACGCGAACCGCTGCACCGGTGTTGCCGTCGTCGATAACCCGTTCGGCCGCGCACATTATCTGCGTGCGCGGATCGAAACCGTGGTTTCCGCGGGAGCGATCGACTCACCGAAACTGCTGATGCTCTCCGGCATCGGCCCGAAGGAACACCTCGAGGAGCGCGGCGTCGCAGTCCGGGTGGACTCCCCCGGCGTGGGCGAGAACCTGCAGGACCACCCCGAAGGCGTGATTCAGTGGGAGGCGAAAAAGCCGATGCCCGAAACCTCCACGCAGTGGTGGGAAATCGGGATTTTCACCCCCACCGAAGACGGGTTGGACCGCCCCGACCTGATGTTCCACTACGGATCGGTGCCGTTCGACATGCACACCCTGCGCCACGGCTACCCGACCACCGAGAACGGGTTCTGCCTGACCCCCAACGTCACCCACGCCCGTTCCCGCGGCACCGTGCGGCTGCGCAGCCGGGACTTCCGTGACAAGCCGATGGTTGATCCGCGCTACTTCACCGACCCGCACGACATGCGCGTGATGGTCTACGGCATCCGGAAGGCCCGGGAGATCGTTTCCCAGCCTGCCATGGCGGAGTGGGTCGGCGAGGAACTCTACCCGGGCAAAGAGGTGCAAACCGACGAGCAGATAATCGAATACATCAAAAAGACGCACAACACCGTCTACCACCCGGCCGGCACGGTTCGGATGGGCGCGGAGGACGACGTCATGTCTCCCCTTGATCCCCAGCTACGGGTCAAGGGTGTTACCGGCCTGCGCGTCGCGGACGCTTCCGTGATGCCGGAGCTGGTGACCGTGAACCCGAACATCACCACCATGATGATCGGCGAACGCTGCGCGGACCTGATCAAGGCAGCCCGCACGGCGTAACACCCGGGACAAAGGGCGGTGCGGACTTCCGCACCGCCCTTTTACGTGTCCGGAATCCAAAGTCGGGGCCCACCCCGGGTAGCCTGTGCGGATGGGGAAAAACCGTACTTCCGTTTCCGTCCTTGCCGTGGCCGCCCTGGCCCTGACCCTGGTGTCCTGCTCGGGGGACAAACCGGCGCCTGGCGACGCCGCCGCCGAGTTGGCGGAGGGCCTGAGCCAACTGGACGTTTCGGCGTCTGCCTTTACGGCGGGCACCCCCGCCGA
This genomic stretch from Arthrobacter sp. zg-Y1110 harbors:
- a CDS encoding GMC family oxidoreductase, producing MADQTEFDYIVVGGGSAGAAVAARLSEDPDVQVALIEAGPDDRGIQEVLQLDRWMELLESGYDWDYQIEPQENGNSFMRHARAKVMGGCSSHNSCIAFWAPREDIDEWEAKFGAEGWNAKTAWELYRKLETNEDAGPDAPHHGDSGPVHLMNIPAEDPCGVALLEACEQAGIPKVKFNTGETVINGANFFQINRRADGTRSSSSVSYIHPIMERENFTLLTGVLAKELTFDDANRCTGVAVVDNPFGRAHYLRARIETVVSAGAIDSPKLLMLSGIGPKEHLEERGVAVRVDSPGVGENLQDHPEGVIQWEAKKPMPETSTQWWEIGIFTPTEDGLDRPDLMFHYGSVPFDMHTLRHGYPTTENGFCLTPNVTHARSRGTVRLRSRDFRDKPMVDPRYFTDPHDMRVMVYGIRKAREIVSQPAMAEWVGEELYPGKEVQTDEQIIEYIKKTHNTVYHPAGTVRMGAEDDVMSPLDPQLRVKGVTGLRVADASVMPELVTVNPNITTMMIGERCADLIKAARTA
- the clpB gene encoding ATP-dependent chaperone ClpB translates to MDTKFTNKSQEALSAAAMNANTAGNPQIEPAHLLKALMDQRQGVAVALLKAAGINVDTVSAAASTAIHQLPSSSGSSVAQPQFSRPLLQVINAAQQEAEQLGDAFVSTEHLLLGLSLDNGPAGKALRDNNAGHDALSAVLPTVRGDRKVTNADPENTFQALEKFSTDLTEMARSGKLDPVIGRDAEIRRVIQVLSRRTKNNPVLIGEPGVGKTAVVEGLAQRIVAGDVPESLSGKTLLSLDLGSMVAGAKYRGEFEERFKAVLEEISNAEGQIVTFIDELHTVVGAGAAEGSMDAGNMLKPMLARGELRLIGATTLNEYRENVEKDAALERRFQQVYVGEPSVPDTIGILRGLKERYEAHHKVAIADSALVAAATLSNRYITGRQLPDKAIDLVDEAASRLRMEIDSAPEEIDELRRAVDRLTMEELALANETDEASIERLAVLREDMANKKEQLAALNARWEAEKAGLNRVGDLKAKIDELRSEAEKFQRDGDLTEASRILYGEIPALQKELEAAQQAEENSFGEETRELMVSEEVTADDIAEVVSAWTGIPSGRMLQGESQKLLDMEEAIGSRLIGQSKAVAAVSDAVRRSRAGVSDPDRPTGSFLFLGPTGVGKTELAKALADFLFDDERAMVRIDMSEYSEKHAVSRLVGAPPGYVGYEEGGQLTEAVRRRPYSVILLDEVEKAHPDVFDILLQVLDDGRLTDGQGRTVDFRNVILILTSNLGSQFLVDPGLTEEQKRESVMSMVNANFKPEFLNRLDDVILFDPLSLEDLTRIVDIQVRALANRLHERRLVLDVTDAAREWLGLTGYDPAYGARPLRRLVQREIGDQLARGILAGKISDGNTVLVDRPSDGLDGDGLVAEPGLTVAAVA
- the betT gene encoding choline BCCT transporter BetT is translated as MSRLAEPETEEPETGIPAAPRTRVNTTVFIGSATGILAIALWAMLATENAESVIGSMVGWVSVNMGWYYFLVVSLVVIFVLATALTRVGKTKLGPDHSKPQFGLFTWGAMLFAAGIGIDLMFFSVSEPVTQYLAPPSGDGATAEAARQALVLTLFHYGITGWALYALMGLALGYFAYRHNLPLSIRSALYPIFGKKIEGPIGHGVDIAALLGTIFGIATSLGIGVVQLNYGLSFMFGLPENLTVQIALIALSVVMATVSVVSGVEKGIRRLSELNVILAVGLMLFVLVAGKTNFLLDGIVQNVGDVLSRFPAMTMDTMAYDRPDDWLSSWTLFFWAWWIAWAPFVGLFLARISRGRTIRQFVLGTMIVPFAFILLWISIFGNSALDLVMGGNAAFGEVAMNQPERAFYGLLEQYPWAPATAAIATFTGLLFYVTSADSGALVMANFTSHLKDADSDGPKWLRVFWSVATGLLTLAMLMVGGVTTLQNATIIMGLPLSILLLFIMLGVYKALRVENTLTDSYRASLPGIIAGRSLDARSGRSWRQRLSRVMTYPGPRQAERFLQAVARPALQEVHDELRERGADVVLCEGEAAPHGIHHLDLQVGMAEERGFKYQIYPVQYDTPSYAHNASADSKYFRMEVFSLEGSHGYDLMGYTKEQVITDVLDHYETHLEFLHLNREAPGNTSIAEDQVPKDNWEADFVSEEGKA
- a CDS encoding aldehyde dehydrogenase family protein, which codes for MTTATLFIDGAWVPASDGGTRDIHNPADGTFVATVSEATREDTEKAITAAKAAWERGEWSSVPAPERGDFLLKVAARLKERKDEFALAETRDTGKRLVESEIDMDDIAACFTYFGKIAGSNAGRIVDAGNNDVVSRIEYEPVGVCGLIAPWNYPLLQAAWKIAPALAAGCTFILKPSELTPHTSILMMQVLEELGLPRGVANLVLGAGAVAGAPLSESPDVDLVSFTGGVATGKVIAASAAKTVKKVALELGGKNPNIIFADADFDAALDNALNAAFVHSGQVCSAGARLLVEEPIAERFVAELARRAEMIRMGGPFDAATETGPLISAAHRDKVTAYVNKAVEEGARIRCGGTWGTGDLEKGFYYAPTVLDNVDSGTAALKDEAFGPVVTVETFNGEEEAVKLANDTDYGLAGAVWTQDAGKSQRVARRMRAGTVWINDFHPYLPQAEWGGYGQSGIGRELGPTGLGEYQEAKHIYHNINPQVTGWFADHGKA
- a CDS encoding SRPBCC domain-containing protein, which encodes MSDLDMILEKTVRSYGRRQIQAGHALMIVMARDIPYPIGEVWSALADPERLGQWVALPEGDLRRGGTYSLPDGSHGAILRCDGPRLLTVSWAREGTSSAEVEFHLTGENGNTRLELRYASVRKGFAVTAAPGAGLWTGGAGWEYFLDVMEDYLAGTIPEEPPGIRFEIEAAGPLAQLFEARNERWRRTADEFDREHIP